The following are encoded together in the Acidovorax sp. KKS102 genome:
- a CDS encoding GGDEF domain-containing protein, producing MKPILQNLVEMTGHRDHLRLEVSVLSTLQKLSSIIEVRALELFTEGGVPHVRPRTWVDNGQLVSTDSEAAADPRREPLDQYPALRDCVDNRGERALASPRRGRHVLWLPVWMHDKVSTCLEITQSRPFSAHKLDVLMGVFQVYQNYQSLLDYSERDALTGLFNRKTFDEQFSRYTMSGLASRSGAVTESFAAEETAVASDNEPVQQWLAVVDIDHFKQVNDRFGHLYGDEVLILIANILRSSFRSHDRIFRFGGEEFVVLLRSTTLSTAHKVFNRFRLAVQEYHFPQVGQVTVSLGFVSTTRGSPVEILGQADQALYYAKEHGRNQVCFYDDLVASGHLATKVANDDVELF from the coding sequence ATGAAACCCATCCTGCAAAACCTGGTGGAGATGACTGGCCACCGCGACCACCTGCGGCTGGAGGTGTCGGTGCTGTCCACGCTGCAGAAACTCAGCAGCATCATCGAGGTGCGGGCCCTGGAACTGTTCACAGAGGGCGGCGTGCCCCATGTGCGCCCCCGCACCTGGGTGGATAACGGCCAGCTGGTGTCCACCGACTCCGAAGCTGCAGCCGACCCCCGCAGGGAGCCGCTGGACCAGTACCCCGCCCTGCGGGACTGCGTGGACAACCGGGGCGAGCGCGCCCTGGCCTCACCCCGCCGGGGCCGCCATGTGCTCTGGCTGCCGGTGTGGATGCACGACAAGGTCAGCACCTGCCTGGAGATCACCCAGTCGCGCCCGTTCTCGGCCCACAAGCTTGACGTGCTCATGGGCGTGTTTCAGGTGTACCAGAACTACCAGAGCCTGCTCGACTACAGCGAGCGCGATGCGCTCACCGGCCTGTTCAACCGCAAGACGTTTGACGAGCAGTTCTCCCGCTACACCATGAGCGGGCTGGCCAGCCGGTCTGGTGCAGTCACCGAGTCCTTTGCGGCCGAAGAAACCGCCGTGGCCAGCGACAACGAGCCCGTGCAGCAATGGCTGGCGGTGGTGGATATCGACCACTTCAAGCAGGTCAACGACCGCTTTGGCCACCTGTATGGTGACGAAGTGCTGATCCTGATCGCCAACATTCTGCGCAGCTCATTCCGCAGCCACGACCGCATCTTCCGCTTTGGCGGCGAAGAGTTTGTGGTGCTGCTGCGCTCCACCACGCTGAGCACTGCCCACAAGGTGTTCAACCGCTTCCGGCTGGCCGTGCAGGAGTACCACTTCCCGCAGGTGGGCCAGGTGACGGTGAGCCTGGGTTTTGTGAGTACCACGCGCGGTTCGCCCGTCGAAATCCTGGGCCAGGCCGATCAGGCGCTGTACTACGCCAAGGAACATGGCCGCAACCAGGTCTGCTTCTACGACGATCTGGTGGCCAGCGGGCACCTGGCGACCAAGGTCGCCAACGACGACGTCGAATTGTTCTGA
- the trmB gene encoding tRNA (guanosine(46)-N7)-methyltransferase TrmB codes for MTELTTASAPASAAPAASTAPTAPTAQGSAPAGVTHPKTIKSFVRRAGRTTTGQAKAFEDFGPRFVLPYTAAPLDATGAFGRSAPLVLEIGFGMGEATAHIARVRPDDNFLCCEVHEPGVGALLKRIGEQDLTNIRILQHDAVEVIDHMLPPGVLDGVHIFFPDPWHKKKHNKRRLIQPPLVAKLAARLKPGGYLHCATDWQPYAEQMLQVLSAEPLLQNTADGFAPQPDYRPLTKFENRGLRLGHGVWDVVFVRRN; via the coding sequence GTGACCGAATTGACCACAGCCTCCGCCCCCGCCAGTGCTGCGCCCGCAGCCTCCACCGCCCCCACAGCGCCCACTGCACAGGGCTCTGCCCCCGCCGGTGTGACCCACCCCAAAACCATCAAGAGCTTTGTGCGCCGCGCCGGCCGCACCACCACGGGCCAGGCCAAGGCCTTTGAAGACTTCGGCCCGCGTTTTGTGCTGCCCTACACCGCTGCGCCGCTGGACGCCACCGGCGCCTTTGGCCGCAGCGCGCCGCTGGTGCTGGAGATCGGTTTTGGCATGGGCGAGGCCACGGCCCATATTGCCCGCGTGCGGCCAGACGACAACTTTCTGTGCTGCGAGGTGCATGAGCCCGGCGTGGGCGCCCTGCTCAAGCGCATTGGCGAACAGGACCTGACCAACATCCGCATCCTGCAGCACGACGCCGTGGAGGTGATCGACCACATGCTGCCGCCCGGCGTTCTGGATGGCGTGCACATCTTCTTCCCCGACCCCTGGCACAAGAAAAAGCACAACAAGCGCCGCCTGATCCAGCCCCCGCTGGTGGCCAAGCTGGCTGCACGCCTCAAGCCCGGCGGCTACCTGCATTGCGCCACCGACTGGCAACCCTACGCAGAGCAGATGCTGCAGGTGCTGAGCGCCGAGCCCCTGCTGCAAAACACCGCAGACGGCTTTGCCCCGCAACCCGACTACCGCCCGCTGACCAAGTTCGAAAACCGAGGCCTGCGACTGGGCCATGGGGTGTGGGACGTGGTGTTTGTGCGCCGTAACTGA
- the gluQRS gene encoding tRNA glutamyl-Q(34) synthetase GluQRS → MTGGVGATPHNGGSPAARPEERNVGRYVGRFAPSPTGPLHAGSLVAALASWLDARAHNGRWLVRIEDVDQPRCVPGADTFILQQLATCGLHPDAPPQWQSARSSLYQRALDQLVAQGDAYPCACSRKDVEDAHAAQGHARERHAALPYPGTCRQGLHGRTGRSWRFNVTDFKPKQPIAPVDHACSATYSVADGLLHWHDRRLGRQQQQVANAVGDFVLRRADGLWAYQLAVVVDDADQGITDVVRGEDLADNTPRQILLQQALGLPTPRYLHTPLVCGDNGEKLSKQNGAQALDLDNPLRALSHAALALGLPAVANLHNICIPDALAQWVAAWRRNYNGPP, encoded by the coding sequence ATGACGGGGGGCGTAGGAGCAACGCCGCACAACGGGGGCAGCCCCGCAGCACGCCCAGAGGAGCGCAATGTGGGGCGCTATGTGGGGCGGTTTGCCCCCTCCCCCACGGGCCCGCTGCACGCGGGCTCTCTGGTGGCCGCGCTGGCCAGCTGGCTGGATGCACGCGCGCACAACGGCCGGTGGCTGGTGCGCATCGAGGATGTCGACCAGCCCCGCTGCGTGCCGGGGGCTGACACCTTCATCCTGCAGCAACTGGCCACCTGCGGCCTGCACCCCGATGCCCCGCCCCAGTGGCAGTCAGCGCGCAGCAGTCTGTACCAGCGTGCCCTGGACCAGCTGGTGGCGCAGGGCGATGCCTATCCCTGCGCCTGTTCACGCAAGGACGTCGAAGACGCCCATGCCGCGCAGGGCCATGCCCGCGAGCGGCATGCGGCACTGCCCTACCCCGGCACCTGCCGGCAGGGGCTGCACGGCCGCACGGGGCGCTCCTGGCGCTTCAATGTCACAGACTTCAAGCCAAAACAGCCTATTGCGCCAGTGGATCATGCCTGCAGCGCTACATATTCAGTAGCAGATGGCCTGCTGCATTGGCACGACCGCCGCCTGGGACGCCAGCAGCAACAGGTGGCTAACGCCGTAGGCGACTTCGTGCTGCGCCGCGCAGACGGGCTGTGGGCTTACCAGCTGGCCGTGGTGGTGGACGATGCCGACCAGGGCATCACCGACGTGGTCCGGGGAGAGGACCTGGCAGACAACACCCCGCGCCAGATCCTGCTGCAGCAGGCGCTGGGGCTGCCCACGCCGCGCTATCTGCACACCCCGCTGGTGTGCGGTGACAACGGCGAAAAGCTCTCCAAACAAAACGGCGCCCAGGCGCTGGACCTGGACAACCCCTTACGGGCCTTGTCGCACGCCGCGCTGGCCCTGGGCTTGCCCGCTGTGGCAAATCTGCACAACATTTGCATACCCGACGCACTGGCACAGTGGGTCGCGGCGTGGCGACGAAACTACAATGGCCCACCGTGA
- a CDS encoding NAD(P)/FAD-dependent oxidoreductase encodes MAGIVCARTLVQAGHRVTVFEKSHQAGGRTATIDSPFGNFDAGAQYFTVRDPRFARAIDTVPGICKRWSANSVQVLDAAGRVAAVGLPHREAHWVATPGMQSLVTTWAEPLAQAGQLVTHTRVTRIEPDAVNAPGWQLRTEGAGGEQHVYAGFDAVLLAQPSVPAQALISGSGLDSSLADAMSKVAIAPCWTLMLAYPQAVRPGLTTLGPQWNAARSTHHRIAWLARESSKPGRNVVERWTVQASPAWSAEHLEDDEARVQAKLLKAFAEVTGIRAEPAHADTRRWRYAQTTHPLGKSHLWDAKAGLGACGDWCLGHRLEDAFVSGLELALAVA; translated from the coding sequence ATGGCGGGCATTGTCTGTGCCCGCACCCTGGTCCAGGCCGGCCACCGGGTGACAGTGTTCGAAAAGTCCCACCAGGCCGGCGGCCGCACCGCCACCATCGACAGCCCCTTTGGCAACTTTGATGCCGGTGCCCAATATTTCACCGTGCGCGACCCGCGCTTTGCCCGAGCCATCGACACCGTGCCCGGCATCTGCAAGCGCTGGAGCGCCAATTCGGTCCAGGTGCTGGACGCCGCAGGCCGGGTGGCCGCCGTGGGACTGCCCCACCGCGAAGCCCACTGGGTCGCCACCCCGGGCATGCAGTCGCTGGTGACCACCTGGGCGGAACCCTTGGCCCAGGCAGGCCAGCTGGTCACCCACACCCGCGTCACCCGCATCGAACCCGACGCCGTGAACGCACCCGGGTGGCAACTGCGCACCGAAGGCGCTGGCGGCGAGCAGCATGTGTATGCGGGCTTTGACGCGGTACTGCTGGCCCAGCCCTCGGTGCCCGCACAGGCCTTGATTTCCGGCTCCGGGCTCGACTCCTCGCTGGCCGACGCCATGTCCAAGGTGGCCATCGCGCCCTGCTGGACCCTGATGCTGGCCTACCCCCAGGCCGTACGCCCCGGCCTCACCACGCTCGGCCCGCAATGGAACGCCGCGCGCAGCACCCACCACCGCATTGCCTGGCTGGCGCGCGAGTCGTCCAAGCCGGGCCGCAACGTGGTGGAGCGCTGGACGGTGCAGGCCAGCCCCGCCTGGTCGGCAGAACACCTCGAAGACGACGAAGCCCGCGTGCAGGCCAAGCTGCTCAAGGCATTTGCCGAGGTCACCGGCATCCGGGCCGAGCCCGCGCATGCCGACACCCGCCGCTGGCGCTATGCGCAAACCACCCACCCGCTGGGCAAGAGCCACCTGTGGGATGCCAAGGCCGGCCTGGGCGCCTGCGGAGACTGGTGCCTGGGGCACCGGCTGGAAGATGCCTTTGTGTCGGGCCTGGAACTGGCACTTGCCGTGGCATGA
- a CDS encoding LysR family transcriptional regulator — MQNARDVLTPDALTMLQVIAEAGSFAAAARQLGLVPSALTYRVRQIEDALDVLLFDRSARQARPTEAGVELLREGARLLQDIDAVAHRVRRVATGWEPQLTLSVDGIISPHTLLELVDAFYAMKPPTRLKLRDGIMTGTLEALTSGRADLAIGVSVASNNVAGLQQGLLGDVLFIYVVAPHHPLATAPEPISDGTLLEHRAVAVADSATRGGATMGLLGGQDVLTVDTMQAKVRVQLRGLGGGFLPEPMVRPYLEAGRLVARRVARPERNVRVHYAWGGPGFTAPGRALQWWLNQLQSPATRRALLENHHHL, encoded by the coding sequence ATGCAAAACGCCCGCGATGTCCTCACCCCCGATGCACTGACCATGCTGCAGGTGATTGCCGAGGCCGGCAGCTTTGCCGCCGCCGCACGGCAGCTGGGCCTGGTGCCCAGCGCCCTCACCTACCGCGTGCGCCAGATCGAAGACGCACTGGACGTGCTGCTGTTCGACCGCAGCGCCCGCCAGGCCCGCCCCACCGAGGCCGGGGTAGAGCTGCTGCGCGAAGGCGCGCGCCTGCTGCAGGACATCGATGCCGTGGCCCACCGCGTGCGCCGCGTGGCCACGGGCTGGGAGCCGCAGCTCACGCTGTCGGTGGACGGCATCATCTCGCCCCACACCCTGCTGGAGCTGGTGGACGCGTTCTACGCCATGAAGCCCCCCACGCGCCTCAAGCTGCGCGACGGCATCATGACCGGCACGCTGGAGGCGCTGACCTCCGGCCGCGCCGATCTGGCCATTGGCGTATCGGTCGCCAGCAACAACGTGGCCGGCCTGCAGCAAGGGCTGCTGGGCGATGTTCTCTTCATCTACGTGGTGGCGCCCCACCACCCGCTGGCCACCGCGCCCGAGCCGATCTCCGACGGCACGCTGCTGGAGCACCGCGCCGTGGCCGTGGCCGACTCGGCCACGCGCGGTGGTGCCACCATGGGCCTCCTGGGCGGGCAGGACGTGCTGACGGTGGACACCATGCAGGCCAAGGTGCGCGTGCAGTTGCGCGGCCTGGGTGGCGGTTTTCTGCCCGAACCCATGGTGCGCCCCTACCTGGAGGCCGGTCGCCTGGTGGCGCGCCGCGTGGCCCGGCCGGAGCGCAACGTGCGCGTGCACTACGCCTGGGGCGGCCCTGGCTTCACTGCCCCCGGCCGCGCGCTGCAGTGGTGGCTGAACCAGCTGCAAAGCCCCGCCACACGCCGCGCTCTGCTGGAAAACCACCATCATTTGTGA
- a CDS encoding pirin family protein, translating to MLTVRKSQDRGHADHGWLNSFHSFSFAGYYDPAHMGFGNLRVINEDRIAPGTGFGTHGHRDMEIISYVLSGELAHKDSMGNVKGIPPGDVQRMSAGTGVQHSEFNHAAGQTTHFLQIWIEPNVRGIPPSYEQKTFAEAEKRGALRLVASPDGAQGSVKIHADAALYAGLLDGDESVTLALNPARKTYVHLVRGALTANGQTLSGGDALLMEKETTLSLTDGHDAEVLVFDLAA from the coding sequence ATGCTGACTGTTCGTAAATCGCAAGACCGGGGCCACGCCGACCATGGCTGGCTCAATTCCTTCCACAGCTTCTCGTTCGCCGGGTACTACGACCCTGCCCACATGGGCTTTGGCAACCTGCGCGTCATCAACGAAGACCGCATTGCGCCGGGCACCGGGTTTGGCACCCATGGCCACCGCGACATGGAAATCATCAGCTACGTGCTGTCGGGCGAACTGGCCCACAAGGACAGTATGGGCAACGTCAAGGGCATCCCGCCCGGTGACGTGCAGCGCATGAGCGCAGGCACTGGCGTGCAGCACAGCGAGTTCAACCACGCTGCAGGCCAGACCACGCACTTCCTGCAGATCTGGATCGAGCCCAACGTGCGTGGCATCCCGCCCAGCTACGAGCAAAAGACCTTTGCCGAGGCGGAAAAGCGCGGCGCCCTGCGCTTGGTGGCGTCGCCCGATGGCGCCCAAGGCTCGGTGAAGATCCATGCCGATGCAGCCTTGTATGCGGGTTTGCTGGATGGCGACGAGTCTGTCACTCTGGCGCTGAACCCCGCCCGCAAGACCTATGTGCACCTGGTGCGCGGCGCGCTGACTGCCAACGGCCAGACCCTGTCGGGTGGCGATGCGCTGCTGATGGAAAAGGAAACCACCTTGTCGTTGACCGATGGCCACGACGCCGAGGTGCTGGTGTTTGACCTGGCCGCCTGA
- a CDS encoding DoxX family protein yields the protein MFTSLQNPLALASRLLLAALFLPAGIGKLTGFAGTVGYITSVGLPMPTVAAAIAAAVEVLGSLALIFGVGTRFAALALAFFTLVASFFFHAYWNLPADKQMMQQLMFFKNVGVTGGLLALAAFGAGAWSLDARRSDR from the coding sequence ATGTTCACATCCCTGCAAAACCCCTTGGCCCTGGCATCGCGCCTGCTGCTGGCCGCCCTGTTCCTGCCTGCGGGCATTGGCAAGCTCACCGGCTTTGCCGGTACCGTGGGTTACATCACCTCGGTGGGCCTGCCCATGCCCACGGTGGCTGCAGCCATTGCGGCGGCGGTCGAAGTGCTGGGCAGCTTGGCGCTGATCTTTGGCGTGGGCACCCGGTTCGCCGCGCTGGCGCTGGCCTTCTTCACGCTGGTGGCCAGCTTCTTCTTCCATGCCTACTGGAATTTGCCCGCTGACAAGCAAATGATGCAGCAGCTCATGTTCTTCAAGAACGTGGGCGTGACCGGCGGCCTGCTGGCCCTGGCAGCCTTTGGCGCCGGCGCCTGGAGCCTGGACGCGCGCCGCTCGGACCGCTGA
- a CDS encoding flavodoxin family protein, producing the protein MAHIAVVYHSGYGHTQRLAQAVAEGAGAQLVAIDAEGNLPEGGWETLAAASAIIFGSPTYMAGPSWQFKKFADASSKPWFSQAWKDKLFAGFTNSASTNGDKQITLDYMFHLAMQHGGIWVGNGMMPANSKAATRNDVNWIGSFSGAMSQSPSDASAAEMFPGDLETGKQFGQRVADVARRLSH; encoded by the coding sequence ATGGCACACATCGCAGTTGTTTACCACTCGGGTTATGGTCACACGCAGCGCTTGGCACAGGCGGTGGCGGAGGGCGCAGGCGCTCAGCTGGTCGCCATTGATGCAGAGGGCAATCTGCCCGAAGGTGGCTGGGAAACGCTGGCCGCGGCCAGTGCCATCATTTTTGGCTCGCCCACGTACATGGCCGGCCCGAGCTGGCAGTTCAAGAAGTTTGCCGACGCCTCGTCCAAGCCCTGGTTCAGCCAGGCCTGGAAGGACAAGCTGTTCGCTGGCTTTACCAACAGCGCCAGCACCAACGGCGACAAGCAGATCACGCTGGACTACATGTTCCACCTGGCCATGCAGCACGGTGGCATCTGGGTGGGCAACGGCATGATGCCCGCCAACTCCAAGGCGGCCACGCGCAACGATGTGAACTGGATCGGCTCGTTCAGCGGCGCCATGTCCCAGTCGCCGTCCGACGCCTCGGCTGCCGAGATGTTCCCCGGCGACCTGGAGACGGGCAAGCAGTTCGGCCAGCGCGTGGCCGACGTGGCCCGCCGCCTCTCTCATTAA
- a CDS encoding OsmC family protein, which produces MAVELRRVPGAPMAQTVHIRAHDLVADGSVEEGGTDSGPSPHDLYDAALGACKALTVLWYARRKGLPVDDVQTVVERDASAERAGVYRLATRLQVSGDLTDAQIAELETVAQKCPVHKLMTTVTTEISTVVERAA; this is translated from the coding sequence ATGGCAGTTGAATTGCGGCGCGTCCCCGGCGCGCCCATGGCCCAGACCGTGCACATTCGTGCGCACGACCTTGTGGCCGATGGCAGTGTGGAAGAGGGCGGCACCGACAGCGGCCCGAGCCCGCACGATCTGTATGACGCTGCCTTGGGGGCCTGCAAGGCGCTCACGGTGTTGTGGTATGCGCGCCGCAAGGGCCTGCCGGTGGACGATGTGCAGACCGTGGTCGAGCGCGACGCCTCGGCCGAGCGTGCGGGCGTCTACCGTCTCGCGACCCGGCTGCAGGTCAGCGGCGACCTCACCGATGCCCAGATCGCCGAGCTGGAAACCGTGGCGCAGAAATGCCCGGTTCACAAGCTGATGACCACGGTGACGACCGAGATCAGCACCGTGGTGGAGCGTGCGGCATGA
- a CDS encoding pirin family protein, whose product MSDTPSTSFLPLTGHAKDLGGGFTVRRLLPAVQRKAVGPFLFFDHFGPVTVAPGDSHDVRPHPHIGLATVTYLFSGAIMHRDSLGYVQQIEPGAINWMTAGRGIVHSERRPESLANQAYVNHGIQLWAALPAAHEEADPSFVHTPAAAIPELLVDGATVRVLIGEAFGQTSPVATYSRTLYLDVQLPAGATLEIPTLVPELAVYTVDAPVSLNGAEVPAHILAVAEPGQPLLLSAGESAVRLMVIGGDPLDAPRHMWWNFVSSRKERIVQAASDWEAQAMGQVPGEVEWIPLPEHRFKA is encoded by the coding sequence ATGAGCGATACCCCCAGCACTTCTTTTCTGCCCCTCACGGGCCATGCCAAGGACCTGGGCGGCGGCTTCACCGTGCGCCGCCTGCTGCCCGCGGTGCAGCGCAAGGCCGTGGGGCCCTTCCTGTTTTTCGACCACTTCGGTCCGGTGACGGTGGCACCGGGCGACAGCCACGATGTGCGGCCCCATCCGCACATTGGCCTGGCGACGGTGACGTACCTGTTCTCGGGCGCCATCATGCACCGCGACAGCCTGGGCTACGTGCAGCAGATCGAGCCCGGCGCCATCAACTGGATGACGGCGGGGCGCGGCATCGTGCACTCCGAGCGCCGCCCGGAGAGCCTTGCGAACCAGGCTTATGTGAACCATGGCATCCAGCTATGGGCTGCGTTGCCAGCCGCCCATGAGGAAGCCGACCCCTCGTTTGTGCACACGCCTGCGGCGGCCATTCCGGAGTTGCTGGTGGATGGCGCCACCGTGCGGGTGTTGATTGGCGAGGCCTTTGGTCAGACCTCGCCGGTGGCCACCTACTCGCGCACCTTGTACCTGGACGTGCAGCTGCCTGCGGGCGCCACCCTGGAGATCCCGACACTGGTGCCCGAGCTGGCGGTGTACACCGTGGATGCACCGGTGTCGTTGAACGGCGCTGAGGTGCCTGCGCACATTCTGGCTGTGGCGGAACCCGGCCAGCCTTTGCTTCTGTCGGCCGGTGAGAGTGCCGTGCGCCTGATGGTGATCGGCGGCGATCCGCTGGATGCGCCGCGCCACATGTGGTGGAACTTTGTCTCCAGCCGCAAGGAGCGCATCGTGCAGGCTGCCAGCGACTGGGAGGCACAGGCTATGGGCCAGGTGCCGGGCGAGGTGGAATGGATTCCCCTGCCGGAACACCGCTTCAAAGCCTGA
- a CDS encoding sulfurtransferase encodes MNPTDTVLNISCYKFVPLPDAAALRDVLHERAVAAQLKGTILLAEEGINFFLAGPAEAVRGFVAQLRTDERFADLEPKESWSATVPFRKMLVKVKREIIRMDHPTIRPAAGRAPSVDPATLRRWLDQGHDDEGREVVTLDTRNAFEVDAGTFDNAIDWRIDKFTEFPPALRAHKSELQDKTVVSFCTGGIRCEKAAILMREEGLPHVYQLEGGILKYFELTDGAHYHGGCFVFDERRVLDTGLATDTPATTAENAIKS; translated from the coding sequence GTGAACCCTACCGACACCGTCCTCAACATCTCCTGCTACAAGTTTGTGCCGCTGCCAGATGCCGCCGCGCTGCGCGATGTGCTGCATGAGCGTGCGGTGGCCGCCCAGCTCAAGGGCACCATCCTGCTGGCCGAAGAGGGCATCAACTTCTTTCTGGCGGGCCCGGCCGAAGCTGTGCGTGGTTTTGTGGCTCAGCTGCGTACCGACGAACGCTTTGCCGACCTGGAGCCCAAGGAAAGCTGGTCGGCCACGGTGCCGTTTCGCAAGATGCTGGTCAAGGTCAAGCGCGAGATCATCCGCATGGACCACCCCACCATCCGCCCTGCCGCAGGCCGCGCACCCTCGGTAGACCCGGCCACGCTGCGCCGCTGGCTGGACCAGGGGCACGACGACGAAGGCCGCGAAGTGGTCACGCTCGACACCCGCAATGCTTTTGAGGTGGACGCAGGCACGTTCGACAACGCCATCGACTGGCGCATCGATAAGTTCACCGAGTTTCCCCCTGCACTGCGAGCGCACAAAAGCGAACTGCAGGACAAGACGGTGGTGAGCTTCTGCACAGGCGGCATCCGCTGCGAAAAGGCTGCCATCCTCATGCGCGAGGAAGGCCTGCCGCACGTCTACCAGCTGGAAGGCGGCATCCTGAAATACTTTGAGCTGACGGATGGCGCGCACTACCACGGCGGATGCTTTGTGTTTGATGAGCGCCGCGTGCTGGACACCGGGCTTGCCACCGACACTCCTGCAACGACCGCAGAAAATGCTATCAAATCATGA
- a CDS encoding MinD/ParA family protein yields MSDALSPQPTTPAAPAGPAAPLASAASGARIIAVTSGKGGVGKTFVSANLAAALTRRGQRVLVLDADLGLANLDVVLNLHPKITLHDVFTGKAALDDAVIAAPGGFDVLLAGSGMVEYSRLTPEVRNQFLNVIQALTPRYDVVLLDTGAGISDVVLFSVSLASEVLIVATPEPTSLTDAYAAIKVLAMQQKRQHVRMVINQAARPGDGRAITSQLQQVLDRFVSTESGRPMRLIHMGDIPADPSVRDAVMRRQLLLLQTPGCPAALAIAQLANKIESTLLSPAA; encoded by the coding sequence ATGAGCGACGCGCTGTCCCCCCAACCCACCACGCCTGCAGCCCCTGCAGGCCCTGCCGCCCCCCTGGCCTCGGCCGCTTCTGGTGCCCGCATCATTGCGGTGACCAGCGGCAAAGGGGGTGTGGGCAAGACTTTCGTATCGGCCAACCTGGCCGCAGCCCTCACCCGCCGAGGCCAGCGCGTGCTGGTGCTTGACGCCGACCTGGGCCTGGCCAACCTGGACGTGGTGCTGAACCTGCACCCTAAGATCACCCTGCATGACGTGTTCACCGGCAAAGCCGCGCTGGACGACGCCGTGATCGCCGCGCCTGGTGGCTTTGATGTGCTGCTGGCCGGCTCGGGCATGGTGGAGTATTCGCGCCTCACGCCCGAGGTGCGCAACCAGTTCCTGAATGTGATCCAGGCGCTCACGCCGCGCTACGACGTGGTGCTGCTCGATACCGGCGCCGGCATCTCCGATGTGGTGCTGTTCTCGGTGTCGCTGGCCTCCGAGGTGCTGATCGTGGCCACGCCCGAACCCACCTCGCTCACCGATGCCTACGCCGCCATCAAGGTACTGGCCATGCAGCAAAAGCGCCAACATGTGCGTATGGTCATCAACCAGGCCGCACGCCCGGGCGATGGCCGCGCCATCACCAGCCAGCTGCAGCAGGTGCTCGACCGCTTTGTGAGCACAGAATCCGGCCGCCCCATGCGCCTGATCCACATGGGCGACATCCCGGCCGACCCCTCGGTGCGCGATGCCGTGATGCGCCGCCAGTTGTTGCTGCTGCAGACCCCCGGCTGCCCAGCGGCGCTGGCCATTGCGCAGCTGGCCAACAAGATCGAGTCCACGCTGCTGTCACCAGCGGCCTGA
- a CDS encoding GGDEF domain-containing protein has protein sequence MSDSAASHLVDLRDLRLDTAHALVAQAGGSEAALHREVPSLYLQGLIDGLCELSLKDPLTGLANRRHFRAVLEREIDRVTRSGEAALLLMLDIDHFKRVNDTHGHLAGDVVLQSVARTLSACVRPMDTLARYGGEEFAVVLPACQAAFGRVVAERIRRAVANTPIRISPTVELNVTVSIGGAFAMQWIRSTTLLWTDRADHQLYQAKASGRNRVSIEEQPDSTVSAEEKSLLFGPLYTPSGWGDLPPLDPNPTGSAY, from the coding sequence GTGTCTGACTCTGCGGCCTCTCATCTGGTAGATCTGCGCGACCTTCGCCTGGATACTGCCCACGCACTGGTGGCTCAGGCCGGCGGCAGCGAGGCAGCATTGCACCGCGAGGTGCCTTCTCTTTATTTGCAGGGCCTGATCGACGGCCTGTGCGAGTTGTCGCTCAAAGACCCGCTTACGGGACTGGCGAACCGCAGACATTTTCGCGCGGTGCTGGAACGTGAAATCGATCGCGTCACCCGCTCCGGCGAGGCAGCCCTGCTGCTAATGCTGGACATCGACCACTTCAAAAGGGTGAATGACACCCACGGCCATCTGGCTGGCGATGTGGTGCTCCAGTCGGTAGCTCGCACGCTCAGCGCCTGTGTGCGCCCCATGGACACCCTGGCCCGCTACGGCGGCGAAGAATTTGCGGTGGTGCTGCCCGCCTGCCAGGCCGCCTTTGGCCGCGTGGTGGCAGAACGCATCCGGCGCGCAGTGGCCAACACGCCCATCCGCATTTCCCCCACGGTGGAGCTGAACGTCACCGTGAGCATCGGCGGCGCGTTTGCCATGCAGTGGATCCGCTCCACCACCCTGCTGTGGACCGACCGTGCCGACCACCAGCTCTACCAGGCCAAGGCGTCGGGCCGCAACCGTGTCAGCATCGAGGAACAACCCGACAGCACCGTCAGTGCCGAAGAGAAAAGCCTGTTGTTTGGCCCGCTCTACACCCCCTCGGGTTGGGGCGATCTGCCTCCACTGGACCCCAACCCAACAGGCAGCGCCTACTGA